The following coding sequences lie in one Arachis ipaensis cultivar K30076 chromosome B03, Araip1.1, whole genome shotgun sequence genomic window:
- the LOC107632646 gene encoding protein STRUBBELIG-RECEPTOR FAMILY 3 isoform X3, whose amino-acid sequence MSLNENHLSGEIPDAFQSLPLLINLDLSNNNLSGELPPSMGNLSSVTTLNLQNNQLSGTLDVLQDLPLKNLDVSNNQFAGPIPPKLLSIPNFRQAGNPFNVVNSTAPATSPPRSPVAAPPGTPVPKTPASGTPSSGTPSSGRGPPKQADGPTAAKESSSGKSKKHTKRVVWIVIGSILGFIILLLALILFLPRCARRERDDRRSKRHQIGAYGGGGDRPHSRDHGALVPPPSQTEKGDIRRPKEDHHVETRALAAIPKTQDEQDKNMQRMTSIDMSTIDVYSMPPPPPPPPPPPPPPPPPTTDRVVVEPTTFNRGTNVNKSPIRSPIRSPIRSVPPPTFAKFFSIASLQQYTNSFSQENLIGGGMLGTVYRAELPNGKVLAVKKLEKRVCDHQKEEDFLELVNGIDRIRHVNIVELIGYCSEHGQRLLIYEYCSNGSLYEALHSEDEFKTRLSWNARIRIALGAARALEYLHEQCMPAVIHRNFKSANILLDDDLSVRVSDCGLAPLIASGSVSQLSGQLLTAYGYGAPEFDSGVYTYQSDVYSFGVVMLELLTGRQSHDRKRPRGEQFLVRWAVPQLHDIDALSSMVDPSLSGEYPTKSLSNFADIISRCLQSEPEFRPAMSEVVLYLLNMIRKESQQSESDEI is encoded by the exons AT GTCTCTTAACGAGAATCATTTAAGTGGAGAAATACCAGATGCATTCCAGTCACTTCCGCTGTTGATCAACTT AGATTTATCTAATAATAATTTGAGTGGGGAATTGCCTCCGTCAATGGGAAATTTGTCATCAGTGACCACACT AAACTTGCAGAATAATCAACTCTCCGGGACTCTTGATGTTTTACAAGACCTTCCTCTTAAAAATTT GGATGTTTCGAACAATCAGTTTGCTGGTCCAATACCTCCGAAGTTGCTGAGCATCCCTAACTTCAG ACAAGCTGGAAACCCATTCAATGTTGTTAACTCTACTGCACCAGCTACTTCTCCACCTCGTTCCCCAGTGGCTGCACCACCAGGAACACCGGTTCCTAAAACACCAGCTTCCGGAACACCATCTTCTGGAACGCCATCTTCCGGACGTGGACCTCCTAAACAAGCTGATGGACCAACTGCAGCTAAGGAATCAAGTTCTGGGAAATCGAAAAAACACACCAAAAGGGTGGTTTGGATAGTTATTGGTAGCATTTTGGGATTCATTATATTGTTACTagcactcattctctttttgCCAAGATGTGCCAGAAGGGAGCGGGACGACAGAAGGTCCAAGAGACATCAAATTGGTGCATATGGAGGTGGAGGTGACAGACCACATTCTAGGGATCATGGGGCTTTGGTCCCACCGCCTAGTCAAACAGAGAAAG GGGATATTCGAAGACCGAAAGAGGATCACCATGTGGAAACCAGGGCACTGGCGGCCATTCCAAAGACTCAAGATGAGCAAGATAAAAATATGCAAAGAATGACTTCAATAGACATGAGTACAATCGATGTCTATTCCATG cctccaccacctcctcctccccCTCCACcgccaccacctcctcctcctccaactACTGACAGGGTGGTTGTTGAGCCGACCACATTCAACAGAGGGACTAATGTCAATAAATCCCCAATACGTTCTCCAATTCGTTCCCCAATACGTTCAGTTCCTCCTCCCACTTTTGCAAAATTTTTTAGTATTGCATCCCTTCAACAATATACAAATAGTTTCTCTCAAGAAAATCTTATAGGAGGTGGCATGCTGGGCACTGTGTATAGGGCAGAGCTTCCTAATGGGAAG GTACTTGCTGTGAAGAAGCTTGAAAAGAGAGTTTGTGATCACCAGAAGGAGGAGGATTTTCTTGAATTAGTGAATGGCATTGATAGAATACGACATGTAAATATCGTCGAGCTTATTGGGTACTGTTCGGAGCATGGTCAAAGGCTTCTGATATATGAGTATTGCAGTAATGGATCACTCTATGAGGCACTTCACTCAGAGGATGAATTCAAAACAAGACTCTCATGGAATGCTCGCATCCGGATAGCACTTGGGGCGGCTAGGGCCCTAGA GTATTTGCATGAGCAATGTATGCCAGCTGTGATTCACAGAAATTTCAAGTCTGCTAACATTCTTCTTGACGATGACCTATCAGTGCGTGTATCTGATTGTGGGTTGGCTCCATTAATAGCTTCAGGATCTGTCAGTCAG CTATCCGGACAACTGCTAACAGCTTATGGCTATGGAGCTCCGGAATTTGACTCAGGAGTTTACACATACCAAAGTGATGTTTACAGCTTTGGAGTAGTTATGTTAGAACTTTTGACTGGCCGTCAGTCCCATGACAG GAAGCGACCTCGAGGGGAGCAGTTTCTGGTCAGATGGGCAGTTCCCCAACTCCATGATATTGATGCATTGTCAAGCATGGTTGATCCTTCTTTGAGTGGAGAGTACCCCACCAAATCATTATCAAATTTCGCAGACATTATTTCTCGATGCCTTCAG TCGGAGCCAGAATTTAGGCCTGCAATGTCAGAGGTCGTCTTGTACTTATTGAACATGATCAGGAAGGAGTCCCAGCAAAGTGAATCAGATGAAATATGA
- the LOC107632645 gene encoding phosphoglucan, water dikinase, chloroplastic-like gives MLHHDDNIKLFKAKLRKFVMSSLLEVLEIRKIHPCLPSFKAEFTASVPLTRIRDIAHRNDIPYDLKLQIKHTIQHKLHRNGGPEDLVATKAMLAKITKNPREYNQAFVEQFKIFHQELKDFFNASRFILNFQYHL, from the exons ATGCTGCATCATGATGACAATATTAAGCTCTTCAAGGCTAAGttaaggaaatttgttatgagctCTCTACTT GAAGTTCTTGAAATCCGTAAGATTCATCCATGTTTGCCATCTTTCAAGGCTGAATTCACTGCATCTGTTCCTCTGACTCGAATTAGAGATATTGCTCACCGGAATGACATCCCATATGACCTCAAG TTACAAATTAAGCACACTATACAACACAAGCTTCACCGAAATGGTGGTCCTGAAGATTTGGTTGCGACAAAAGCTATGCTTGCTAAAATCACAAAGAACCCTAGAGAATATAATCAAGCATTTGTGGAGCAATTCAAGATATTTCATCAAGAACTCAAGGACTTCTTTAATGCTAGCAGGTTTATCTTAAATTTTCAGTATCACTTGTAA
- the LOC107632646 gene encoding protein STRUBBELIG-RECEPTOR FAMILY 3 isoform X2, whose product MGWKRSDFVVKRVMKIYGEVLLGFLLICTLQFSSADTDPTDVAAINSLHVALGSPPIPLWSSSGGDPCGQGWQGVQCNGTFIQKIVLNAANLQGELGDNLANFVSISVIDLSNNNIGGSIPSNLPVTLRNFFLSANQFTGSIPASLSSLTGLTDMSLNENHLSGEIPDAFQSLPLLINLDLSNNNLSGELPPSMGNLSSVTTLNLQNNQLSGTLDVLQDLPLKNLDVSNNQFAGPIPPKLLSIPNFRQAGNPFNVVNSTAPATSPPRSPVAAPPGTPVPKTPASGTPSSGTPSSGRGPPKQADGPTAAKESSSGKSKKHTKRVVWIVIGSILGFIILLLALILFLPRCARRERDDRRSKRHQIGAYGGGGDRPHSRDHGALVPPPSQTEKGDIRRPKEDHHVETRALAAIPKTQDEQDKNMQRMTSIDMSTIDVYSMPPPPPPPPPPPPTTDRVVVEPTTFNRGTNVNKSPIRSPIRSPIRSVPPPTFAKFFSIASLQQYTNSFSQENLIGGGMLGTVYRAELPNGKVLAVKKLEKRVCDHQKEEDFLELVNGIDRIRHVNIVELIGYCSEHGQRLLIYEYCSNGSLYEALHSEDEFKTRLSWNARIRIALGAARALEYLHEQCMPAVIHRNFKSANILLDDDLSVRVSDCGLAPLIASGSVSQLSGQLLTAYGYGAPEFDSGVYTYQSDVYSFGVVMLELLTGRQSHDRKRPRGEQFLVRWAVPQLHDIDALSSMVDPSLSGEYPTKSLSNFADIISRCLQSEPEFRPAMSEVVLYLLNMIRKESQQSESDEI is encoded by the exons ATGGGTTGGAAGAGATCTGATTTTGTGGTCAAGAGAGTGATGAAGATCTATGGAGAAGTTTTATTGGGATTCTTGTTGATCTGCACACTTCAGTTTTCAAGTGCAGACACTGATCCCACTGACG TTGCTGCAATTAATAGCTTACATGTTGCATTGGGATCTCCTCCTATCCCCCTGTGGTCATCTAGTGGGGGAGATCCATGTGGACAAGGGTGGCAAGGAGTTCAATGTAATGGTACATTCATACAAAAGAT AGTTCTGAATGCCGCAAACTTGCAAGGAGAACTAGGCGATAATCTGGCGAATTTCGTTTCCATCTCAGTAAT TGATCTAAGCAACAACAATATTGGGGGAAGTATTCCATCCAATTTGCCAGTTACACTGAGAAACTT TTTTCTTTCGGCCAACCAGTTCACCGGAAGTATTCCGGCCTCTTTATCCTCATTGACTGGACTGACAGACAT GTCTCTTAACGAGAATCATTTAAGTGGAGAAATACCAGATGCATTCCAGTCACTTCCGCTGTTGATCAACTT AGATTTATCTAATAATAATTTGAGTGGGGAATTGCCTCCGTCAATGGGAAATTTGTCATCAGTGACCACACT AAACTTGCAGAATAATCAACTCTCCGGGACTCTTGATGTTTTACAAGACCTTCCTCTTAAAAATTT GGATGTTTCGAACAATCAGTTTGCTGGTCCAATACCTCCGAAGTTGCTGAGCATCCCTAACTTCAG ACAAGCTGGAAACCCATTCAATGTTGTTAACTCTACTGCACCAGCTACTTCTCCACCTCGTTCCCCAGTGGCTGCACCACCAGGAACACCGGTTCCTAAAACACCAGCTTCCGGAACACCATCTTCTGGAACGCCATCTTCCGGACGTGGACCTCCTAAACAAGCTGATGGACCAACTGCAGCTAAGGAATCAAGTTCTGGGAAATCGAAAAAACACACCAAAAGGGTGGTTTGGATAGTTATTGGTAGCATTTTGGGATTCATTATATTGTTACTagcactcattctctttttgCCAAGATGTGCCAGAAGGGAGCGGGACGACAGAAGGTCCAAGAGACATCAAATTGGTGCATATGGAGGTGGAGGTGACAGACCACATTCTAGGGATCATGGGGCTTTGGTCCCACCGCCTAGTCAAACAGAGAAAG GGGATATTCGAAGACCGAAAGAGGATCACCATGTGGAAACCAGGGCACTGGCGGCCATTCCAAAGACTCAAGATGAGCAAGATAAAAATATGCAAAGAATGACTTCAATAGACATGAGTACAATCGATGTCTATTCCATG cctccccCTCCACcgccaccacctcctcctcctccaactACTGACAGGGTGGTTGTTGAGCCGACCACATTCAACAGAGGGACTAATGTCAATAAATCCCCAATACGTTCTCCAATTCGTTCCCCAATACGTTCAGTTCCTCCTCCCACTTTTGCAAAATTTTTTAGTATTGCATCCCTTCAACAATATACAAATAGTTTCTCTCAAGAAAATCTTATAGGAGGTGGCATGCTGGGCACTGTGTATAGGGCAGAGCTTCCTAATGGGAAG GTACTTGCTGTGAAGAAGCTTGAAAAGAGAGTTTGTGATCACCAGAAGGAGGAGGATTTTCTTGAATTAGTGAATGGCATTGATAGAATACGACATGTAAATATCGTCGAGCTTATTGGGTACTGTTCGGAGCATGGTCAAAGGCTTCTGATATATGAGTATTGCAGTAATGGATCACTCTATGAGGCACTTCACTCAGAGGATGAATTCAAAACAAGACTCTCATGGAATGCTCGCATCCGGATAGCACTTGGGGCGGCTAGGGCCCTAGA GTATTTGCATGAGCAATGTATGCCAGCTGTGATTCACAGAAATTTCAAGTCTGCTAACATTCTTCTTGACGATGACCTATCAGTGCGTGTATCTGATTGTGGGTTGGCTCCATTAATAGCTTCAGGATCTGTCAGTCAG CTATCCGGACAACTGCTAACAGCTTATGGCTATGGAGCTCCGGAATTTGACTCAGGAGTTTACACATACCAAAGTGATGTTTACAGCTTTGGAGTAGTTATGTTAGAACTTTTGACTGGCCGTCAGTCCCATGACAG GAAGCGACCTCGAGGGGAGCAGTTTCTGGTCAGATGGGCAGTTCCCCAACTCCATGATATTGATGCATTGTCAAGCATGGTTGATCCTTCTTTGAGTGGAGAGTACCCCACCAAATCATTATCAAATTTCGCAGACATTATTTCTCGATGCCTTCAG TCGGAGCCAGAATTTAGGCCTGCAATGTCAGAGGTCGTCTTGTACTTATTGAACATGATCAGGAAGGAGTCCCAGCAAAGTGAATCAGATGAAATATGA
- the LOC107632646 gene encoding protein STRUBBELIG-RECEPTOR FAMILY 3 isoform X1 produces the protein MGWKRSDFVVKRVMKIYGEVLLGFLLICTLQFSSADTDPTDVAAINSLHVALGSPPIPLWSSSGGDPCGQGWQGVQCNGTFIQKIVLNAANLQGELGDNLANFVSISVIDLSNNNIGGSIPSNLPVTLRNFFLSANQFTGSIPASLSSLTGLTDMSLNENHLSGEIPDAFQSLPLLINLDLSNNNLSGELPPSMGNLSSVTTLNLQNNQLSGTLDVLQDLPLKNLDVSNNQFAGPIPPKLLSIPNFRQAGNPFNVVNSTAPATSPPRSPVAAPPGTPVPKTPASGTPSSGTPSSGRGPPKQADGPTAAKESSSGKSKKHTKRVVWIVIGSILGFIILLLALILFLPRCARRERDDRRSKRHQIGAYGGGGDRPHSRDHGALVPPPSQTEKGDIRRPKEDHHVETRALAAIPKTQDEQDKNMQRMTSIDMSTIDVYSMPPPPPPPPPPPPPPPPPTTDRVVVEPTTFNRGTNVNKSPIRSPIRSPIRSVPPPTFAKFFSIASLQQYTNSFSQENLIGGGMLGTVYRAELPNGKVLAVKKLEKRVCDHQKEEDFLELVNGIDRIRHVNIVELIGYCSEHGQRLLIYEYCSNGSLYEALHSEDEFKTRLSWNARIRIALGAARALEYLHEQCMPAVIHRNFKSANILLDDDLSVRVSDCGLAPLIASGSVSQLSGQLLTAYGYGAPEFDSGVYTYQSDVYSFGVVMLELLTGRQSHDRKRPRGEQFLVRWAVPQLHDIDALSSMVDPSLSGEYPTKSLSNFADIISRCLQSEPEFRPAMSEVVLYLLNMIRKESQQSESDEI, from the exons ATGGGTTGGAAGAGATCTGATTTTGTGGTCAAGAGAGTGATGAAGATCTATGGAGAAGTTTTATTGGGATTCTTGTTGATCTGCACACTTCAGTTTTCAAGTGCAGACACTGATCCCACTGACG TTGCTGCAATTAATAGCTTACATGTTGCATTGGGATCTCCTCCTATCCCCCTGTGGTCATCTAGTGGGGGAGATCCATGTGGACAAGGGTGGCAAGGAGTTCAATGTAATGGTACATTCATACAAAAGAT AGTTCTGAATGCCGCAAACTTGCAAGGAGAACTAGGCGATAATCTGGCGAATTTCGTTTCCATCTCAGTAAT TGATCTAAGCAACAACAATATTGGGGGAAGTATTCCATCCAATTTGCCAGTTACACTGAGAAACTT TTTTCTTTCGGCCAACCAGTTCACCGGAAGTATTCCGGCCTCTTTATCCTCATTGACTGGACTGACAGACAT GTCTCTTAACGAGAATCATTTAAGTGGAGAAATACCAGATGCATTCCAGTCACTTCCGCTGTTGATCAACTT AGATTTATCTAATAATAATTTGAGTGGGGAATTGCCTCCGTCAATGGGAAATTTGTCATCAGTGACCACACT AAACTTGCAGAATAATCAACTCTCCGGGACTCTTGATGTTTTACAAGACCTTCCTCTTAAAAATTT GGATGTTTCGAACAATCAGTTTGCTGGTCCAATACCTCCGAAGTTGCTGAGCATCCCTAACTTCAG ACAAGCTGGAAACCCATTCAATGTTGTTAACTCTACTGCACCAGCTACTTCTCCACCTCGTTCCCCAGTGGCTGCACCACCAGGAACACCGGTTCCTAAAACACCAGCTTCCGGAACACCATCTTCTGGAACGCCATCTTCCGGACGTGGACCTCCTAAACAAGCTGATGGACCAACTGCAGCTAAGGAATCAAGTTCTGGGAAATCGAAAAAACACACCAAAAGGGTGGTTTGGATAGTTATTGGTAGCATTTTGGGATTCATTATATTGTTACTagcactcattctctttttgCCAAGATGTGCCAGAAGGGAGCGGGACGACAGAAGGTCCAAGAGACATCAAATTGGTGCATATGGAGGTGGAGGTGACAGACCACATTCTAGGGATCATGGGGCTTTGGTCCCACCGCCTAGTCAAACAGAGAAAG GGGATATTCGAAGACCGAAAGAGGATCACCATGTGGAAACCAGGGCACTGGCGGCCATTCCAAAGACTCAAGATGAGCAAGATAAAAATATGCAAAGAATGACTTCAATAGACATGAGTACAATCGATGTCTATTCCATG cctccaccacctcctcctccccCTCCACcgccaccacctcctcctcctccaactACTGACAGGGTGGTTGTTGAGCCGACCACATTCAACAGAGGGACTAATGTCAATAAATCCCCAATACGTTCTCCAATTCGTTCCCCAATACGTTCAGTTCCTCCTCCCACTTTTGCAAAATTTTTTAGTATTGCATCCCTTCAACAATATACAAATAGTTTCTCTCAAGAAAATCTTATAGGAGGTGGCATGCTGGGCACTGTGTATAGGGCAGAGCTTCCTAATGGGAAG GTACTTGCTGTGAAGAAGCTTGAAAAGAGAGTTTGTGATCACCAGAAGGAGGAGGATTTTCTTGAATTAGTGAATGGCATTGATAGAATACGACATGTAAATATCGTCGAGCTTATTGGGTACTGTTCGGAGCATGGTCAAAGGCTTCTGATATATGAGTATTGCAGTAATGGATCACTCTATGAGGCACTTCACTCAGAGGATGAATTCAAAACAAGACTCTCATGGAATGCTCGCATCCGGATAGCACTTGGGGCGGCTAGGGCCCTAGA GTATTTGCATGAGCAATGTATGCCAGCTGTGATTCACAGAAATTTCAAGTCTGCTAACATTCTTCTTGACGATGACCTATCAGTGCGTGTATCTGATTGTGGGTTGGCTCCATTAATAGCTTCAGGATCTGTCAGTCAG CTATCCGGACAACTGCTAACAGCTTATGGCTATGGAGCTCCGGAATTTGACTCAGGAGTTTACACATACCAAAGTGATGTTTACAGCTTTGGAGTAGTTATGTTAGAACTTTTGACTGGCCGTCAGTCCCATGACAG GAAGCGACCTCGAGGGGAGCAGTTTCTGGTCAGATGGGCAGTTCCCCAACTCCATGATATTGATGCATTGTCAAGCATGGTTGATCCTTCTTTGAGTGGAGAGTACCCCACCAAATCATTATCAAATTTCGCAGACATTATTTCTCGATGCCTTCAG TCGGAGCCAGAATTTAGGCCTGCAATGTCAGAGGTCGTCTTGTACTTATTGAACATGATCAGGAAGGAGTCCCAGCAAAGTGAATCAGATGAAATATGA